From the Tursiops truncatus isolate mTurTru1 chromosome 6, mTurTru1.mat.Y, whole genome shotgun sequence genome, the window AAAGACTCTGACACCAGGAAAGCAGAGAAGGCTAATTGTATCTAGCATCCTATGCCCTACATTTTTACCACCCTACGTCTTCACTGTGAGATGGAGAATGATGAACCAAGAGGCTCAGTAGAAATGTACTGAATCATCTAATGATGCTTAATAATTACTTCAATATAAGGCTCTGACGCGAGGTCAGTAGAAGCTTCTGATGGGAGGTCTAATGGAAAATCTAAGAATACTCTTCGTTAATAATTATTTGGAATAATTATTATGAACTCTGTACTAATGATAAAATGGTGAACAAGATATAGACCTGTCACCTATGGTGGTTACTTGTCAAACAGGTCTAATAAATCTATTTTCAAGAAGACCAATCCCAAAGGATAAGCCAGCTTCACTGATATGGAAAATAAAGAGGGCAGAAACACAGCCCAGGACTAGAAGTAAACACAGCCAACCTCGTAGCAAGATAAATGTAACTCCTCACCCTAAAGGCCAATTTACCTCAGTTCCTTTTACCCCATACATCATGTTCAACTTTCAACAGAAACTTACCATACTAAAAGgtgaaaaacacagtttgaagagataGAGCAAGTATCACAACTAGACTCATATACAGTAGAGATTTAGAAATGATCAGACCAGGAGTCAAAATGATAGTGATTAAAGTGCAAAGGGCTCTAATGTAGTCATCTATTTATTCTTCTACTTAATCTCAATCATACTATGTAtggtatttaaaatagttttgttcaTATAATATCATGTTCACCTTTATAGTGttttcaatataataaaatatgcttacctctatattgtttcaaattattttcttgtttaatttatgAAACTCTCCCCCAGatgacatttggatttttttattcttaCAAAAAGAAGTAGCTTTAATTCGCAAGGCATACTGAAACATGGATGATAAATTCTACTCATAATtctcatcattcatttatttcagtggtttatattttattttatttttttaaattttatttattgttctccgtgctgggtctttgttgctgtgcgcaggctttctctagttgtggcgagcaggggctactcttcgttgtgatgcgcgggcttctcattgcgatggcttctcttgtggagcacgggctctacgcgtgcaggtttcagtagttgctgcacgtgggctcagtagttgtggctcgcaggctgtacagcacaggctcagtagttgtggcccacaagcttagtggctccgcggcatgtgggatcttcccggaccagggatcgaacccgtttcccctgcaatggcaggcggattcttaaccactgcaccagcagggaagttccaggttatattttaaaacttcatatttCTATATCGGATATTTGATAGTTCTGAGAATACAGAGGTGAAAAAAGAGAATGCCAAACCTATTCTTCTGGAGAGTTCAGTTTGCAAGAGATAAAAGATATAAACACAGTATTCATGCTAAATTATTTCAATTAAGTTTCCTATTACAATGAGAGATAGGGAAAAGGGGATTCTCTCACCAGAATCTGGAATGAGGCATCTCAAGAAGGGGAGAAAGCACATGGACTCCATAAAGTGGCCAAGAAACATCTAAAGACAGACTTCCCATTGGAAGCAGCATATGTGGATGTCATTCCTTAGGAGTAGAGTGTAGAACGAGATGATAACCGAAAGCTCATGAGGACCTTCAACTTTtaagagtgagaaagagaaggagagtcTGGAGGgcacaaagctggagtagctagtGCACTTAGGAGTCAAGCAGGGAAAAATGATCTTCAGAAAGCACCAAAGAAGCAAACAAAGAGCTTGAGAATTACAGAGGATGgaagttaaataattatttatatgtgaTATGGGTTTCTGCATTGAGTCTAGATTCTGCCAGGACACACGTGTGATGCTGGGGAATcacttaacttccctgagcctcagtttcctcaaatataaagTACGGAAAATATTCCTAGAGTTGTATTGAATATTAGACCAACCAGAATATTTAAGAACACTTAGCAGAGTATCATCCACAGAGTGAGGGCTAAACAGGTAGTGTgttgtttcctatatttttcatataggtctaaatgggaataatgaattctcctccccctctctctgtcACTGACTGCAGAACAATGACAGCCTAAaaaacagaactgggagaaagTGTGTCATCAATTGTATGTAATTTTACATacaataatatacatatatggtacatatatatgaatacatagtATACAATATACCATATATCTATCTGCTGATTCTGATACATGGCACAattccccttcctctctgctttccTGGATTCCATTCTTTCACTAAAATATCACAATCATTCAGTTCCACCCAGTGTAGAAATCCATAGTGTACTTTCCCCATTCACTCTGCATTCAGCTGTACTGCCCATTCATACCGCTGTTTCTTTCTCCATTAGGGTTTCtggctgtcaatttccccttaaGACTAGAAAGCCACCAATGGAAAGCAGAAGCTGAGTGAAAGTTCTAGGTTTGTCAGAAACTCTCATATGACTCCACGCTCTCCGCCTGCCAAGCACTGCAGGTCCAGACTGTCCAGACTCCCAGAGAAACACAGTAAATAGATGGCACCCTGCCCAACACTGAACAGTGGTGGAGAATCCAGGAGCTCACCTGTGCCTCTATTTGCACACTTCCACGTGCTGACTGCACTAGGAGGAACTCACCTGGTTCAGGACTCTTATTTGCTCAAAAAGCCCAAAGCGCAGGAAACATGGAGTTGAAAGGCAGCAGCAGCTTGAGAACTTGGAAGGAGAACAGAGATGTTTAAAGCGTTCACTGGAACAGCGGCAGGTCCTCAGGACATGGAAGAACACAGATCAGCTGCACCGAGGCAAGTGCTTCTCCAGAACATtccttttcagagaagaaaagattgAGGTGCATGCGATAGCACAGAGTTCTCCCATAAGGATGTGGCCACTAGCAGTGTCCCCAGCACTGATACCACAGCAGCCTGCGGAGTCTTGGAAGGGACGAGGGTTACCTCAGTGCCAGCTGCAAACTTGTTTTGTCCTTAGGACCCAGCAAGTAATCACAGAGCAGGGAAGGATATTCCTGGGGACAATGCAATCCAAGGAATTTCTTACATTCCATCATGATGTCTTTGCCCCtttgaaagacaaacaaaataaaacatgcttGAATAGAAGGGACACAGGCagggattttaatatatttagcaACTGGGGTAGAGCCTTTCCAGCAGGGCAGGTATCAGTAACATGCACACTGGAAGGTCACAATTTCTAAAAGCAACAAAGAGCTAAgtggaaattcatttatttaatttaggcACTTTGGAAAGAGGACACTGATGGATCAATCATCTTTCTATCCTTTCCAGTTGGTGCATACAGCACTGAGTAGGTACTTTTAAAGTCAGAAGGACATTTAAAGTACAGTTAGAGGTTTGGGAAACTTCCTAAGGATTAAGGTCCTAAAACAAGCAGAAACCATTCCTATATTACtgctaaaaatatcattttattaacaaatgattttttaaataatatttttatttcaattcttcAGTATTATGATGTTTTAATGGGCTGAGgctagaaatttaaataaagacaacTATACAAGGCCATGAGGGTGACTCTGGAGTTCAAGCCAGACTCTCCCTGCTAAGGAGCCCATTAAAAACCTTCACTGCTTCTGTCTAAGAAGCGCGTATGCTCTTCCGTCTTGGTCATACATAAGGCCTCTTCGGTACCCACATCTTAACCAACAGTTGCAACAATAAAGAGTAGAGATTCTTATTTGGACTCTACCAGTAAACAAATGGATGTCCAGCCTGGACTGTAGGTGAGAAATGGAGGTGTCTTCATTGAGATTGAGAACAGCAGGCTGACCTGAGGAGGTCTCCTGGGAAATCAGTGAGGTCCTTGTTGACTGGAAACAAACGACAACATAAGAGCTGGGAGTTCAGTTTTTTGGgaggacttactgaggactatagcctggagGACAGCCTCTCAGTCAGCTCTGACGAACGGCTCCAAGGACAGAATGGGGatgtcagtatatatgtgattgtgGTGAAGAGGATACGTGCAATCAAGGACACATCTTGggagaaggttgctgctagtcatgaggagcatTTGTCactattaatgattttagtgcttttctaagtatgagaAGTTGCAAAAAATTGAATTCATAGAATTTCTCAGGAAATTATCTAACTACCTGCAGGCCTAttctgtcagttttcccagagcagagAGTGCCCCATTCCTGATCTCTACCCTGAACTCCTGTCAGGGCGTGTTGGGGTAAGGGACTGCTGTGGCTAATGACTTTATTCTTGTAGAACCAGATGGTGAGTGACTTTTTAGTTGTCATCCTGAAGGAGAAACGTCAGAGCTCACATGGCTAGAAATTgttaggtgctttttttttttctcttaaactgaCAAGAAAATGCAAGCGTTAAAAATACATAGATTCCAGGGGTCAGCTCTTCTAGggttaataaagttattttaccATATTTCATTGAAGAAATCACTCACGAAATCTTACACTTGGCATTGCGTAGCTTGAGTGATCTCAGTTCCCTCACCGGGGATTGAATCacggccacggcagtgagagtgccgGATCGTAACCACTAGGCCACTaggaaacttacttttttttttttttcagtaggcaGAAAAATCTATTCCCTTCTAACTACTTAATAGTGATTTTGTCTATTTTGATTAGAGCTTAAAGTCAGTTCAGTTGACGCAGACCACACCTCATGTAGCCCTACAAAACCACAGACAGTAACCCTTTGGCATCTTAAGTGGAATAAGGGTCCTTTGTCATCTCACTGTCCTCTGTCTGCTTATTTCGTTGGTTCCTAAATATCATGTTCATGTGCAGTCTTCACTTTCTTTAATGGATGCTTTCAGACAAATCATTGTAAGCACCCTAAGGTTTGCCCTTGTATCTTGGGTACATTTGGAACAGTTCATTCGTCCAGATTTATATTTCTCTCCAGTTGTATAAGTGAATTGGATCCAATAGGGTTATTGAGAGTGTtgagttaatttctttttctattttctggctgtgccatgggacatgcgagatcttagttccccgaccagggatcgaacctgtgcccccagaAGTGGAAGCTCGgtgtcttaactactggactgccagggaagtccctaaattttaaagaacttaGAAAGTGGCTAGTCCATTAGTAGCAAGCAATAAAATTCAGTTCTTACTTTTTAATATCACGATTCCTATTAACCAGATAAGATCAGGATCTTTTGGAATCATCTAATTCCCTTCCTTTAATTCTAGTTTTCTTAAAGTACCCTTCTCATTGCCTGAATGCATTTATCACCTAGACGGATGCTCAGCAAGACGGATCTTGctgatcctcccagacagggttAGTGTTCTAGCAACTGGGGTTCTGGTTGCCAGTCACTTGTGAGCTGGTGGGTGtgacttcttccttctctcctcaaaACTGATCATTCatggattaaatgaaagaaaaatgagggagCTGGTCTTGCGAAGCTGCAGGCCGTCAACTGACCCAGGACTTGGTCTTTTCTGAGCTTCTGGCAGAAGCAACCATGttcctgtctttctgtttttcacattgGCCTCATCCTTCTCCTCTGACGTAGCCTCCTCTCCAACTGTGCTGCACTCAAGTTAGCTATATTAGAATCCGGCATGTGTCGGGGGAAATCACTTCCCTTCTTTCACATTCATGACATTCAGActcacatttgttttctttatgccCACAAGACAGCTGTCGACTTTTACTTTCTAGGACAGTTGCAGTGATAAACAAAAAATCTAAAGTTTGAAAATGATAGAGACTGGAGCCCCTTTGCCTTTCTTTACCTCCCTTTATTGTTCTTACCTCATCATGAATTAGAACTAATGCAGGAGCAGCGAGGCAAATCTTGTCCAATAAGTCACTAAGTGAATATAAGttacaaaaactttaaatgaaaaattacacaCAAGTAAAGGAAAGAAGGCGATTTCTCTCTGACCTAATCCTGGGCCTCGCTGCCCTGCATtctcagagggagacagagacagaggaagggagaagcccaCTGGCATCAACTGACTGAATGAACAACTGAACCTCACTGGTTTCTGTGACACAAGCTTTATCGAGAGACAACACCATCGCTGAATTCTCTGCCCCCAGCTCAGAAACTTTGAGCATAACAAGTGTTGACTAGTTTTAGTAAAAGAGTTgaataataaaatttgtatttggcaaaataaaaattatgtgtcTACTCAGGGTAAAATGATTAGAATTGGGTAACTCCTCCACCACCTTAGAGAAAACACACTTTTGCTCTCAGCATCTGAGGGCTGCTGACACTTCTGATACCTGAGGACATGGGTCAGGAGGGGAGGAGGTCACCACTGAGGACTAGGGTCCTTCACACAAACACTCCGGGGGCAAGCGTGAGGGTCCTGGAAGATGAATTATTTTCCCAACAAATAAACAAGCCCCTCCACAGATAGGAGATTGTAAAGTCCTCGGGATGTGGTGAGCCTGCCCTCAGGGTGGGAGTCCAGGTTAGGAAGGGGACTCTGCCACTCTAGAGGAGAGGGTGTAACTAGATGTGATCTCTCCCTTGTGACTGAGGTGCTGCTGGGGAAATAGGATCTCCACACCCATATTCTCCTGAAAAGAACCAGGATTCCCGGTAGGGGTACTGGCCCAGCCTGTGGAGGACTATAGGTCTCCAGTAAGAAAATGGTGGAAAGAAAGGACAATATCTATAATAGTCCTCACCTCGCGGTCCCCTGAAGCATGAGCACATGGACGTGAAGGAACATGTtctagaaggaaaggaaacatgGGAGAAGCTCATGGACTCATAATAATCAGCCTCTTCTCTAAATCAAACACTAAATAAAACCCATCTTTTGTTTCAAAGAGCTTATGCCAGAGTGATCTGGTAAATCCCTAAGCAAATACAGAAACCATGCATACGGCTGAGAGAGCCTGCCTTCCTAGGTAAACTAAGAGGTAAAAATGGAACCTAAGATCAGGGCTAAAAATTTCTTCCTGGAACAGAGAAGACCAACATTTATGCATGAAAGAGATATAGAATGTGCGTATTTACAAACCTACATCACTTCTGATTTTAAGACGAAAACCTTTCtcatttcattaataaatatCCATTTGGATGGGCACATCTGAAATTACTGGGAAAATTAAACTTCTTGCAAAATTAATAGTTTAGAATGATGACATCTTCATAGACCATACTGAGAAGATATAAGTGAAAAtcaaaaaaaggaagtaaaagtgtatagaaatgtttagaaaatgaaaattactgtGTTCCCTATTTAATGGCCTTGCTTAGAAAGAATGTCATCACAGAACTTACCGCCAAGGTTCCCCCGGACGCCCGTCTCAGCCAGGCCAGCAGCAGCCTCATTTGCCCCATGGCCTTCGTGCTCTCTCTACTGACCGCCCTGGTGGTGTTCAGCTACGGCCCTGGTGGATCTCTGGGCTGCGACCTGTCTCAGAACCACGTGAGGATTAGCAGGAAGAACTTCATGCTTCTGGGCCAGGTGCGGAGAATCTCCCCTCGCTTCTGTCTGAAGGACAGAAAAGACTTCGGTTTCCCCCAGGACATGGTGGATGGCAGCCAGCTCCCGAAGGCCCAGGCCACCTCTGTCCTCCACGAGATGCTCCAGCAGGTCTTCCGCCTCTTCCACACAGAGCGCTCCCCTGCCGCCTGGGACACCTCCCTCCTGGACAAACTCCGCACTGGACTCCATCAGCAGCTGGAGGACCTGGACGCCTGCTTGGTGCAGGCGATGGAAGATGAAGAAACTGCCCTGGGAGTGACGGGCCCTACACTGGCCGTGAAGAGGTACTTCCAGGGAATCCACCtctacctgaaagagaagaaatacagtgACTGTGCCTGGGAAATTGTCAGAGTGGAAATCGTGAGATCCTTGTCTTCATCAACCAACTTGCAAGAAAGGATAAGAATTATGCATGGAGACCTGGGGTCACCTTGAAATGATTCTCATTGACTAAGATGCCCTATCATCCTTGCACACATGTCTTTAGTCATTTCAGAAGGCTCTTATTTCAACTTTAATCACAGAATTTATTGTATTAATTCAGCTACTACTTTGTCAGTAGTGATAAGCAAGTATATGTTAAAATTATTCAGCT encodes:
- the LOC117312601 gene encoding interferon omega-1-like gives rise to the protein MALLRKNVITELTAKVPPDARLSQASSSLICPMAFVLSLLTALVVFSYGPGGSLGCDLSQNHVRISRKNFMLLGQVRRISPRFCLKDRKDFGFPQDMVDGSQLPKAQATSVLHEMLQQVFRLFHTERSPAAWDTSLLDKLRTGLHQQLEDLDACLVQAMEDEETALGVTGPTLAVKRYFQGIHLYLKEKKYSDCAWEIVRVEIVRSLSSSTNLQERIRIMHGDLGSP